DNA from Exiguobacterium sibiricum 7-3:
TTTGATATTTTTTTCGGTGTGTCACAACCATTTGCGGCACAAGAAGTAATATACCATGGAGTTTTTATTTGTACAAGTGTTTTATTAGAAAAACATTTAAAAATTTATTGTTCCCGTTTCTAACTAAGAATAATCTCACTTCCCTCTCAAAACATTCCTTGTTAATAAAGAAGAAAACTCTCCACTTCCTTCTATAAAGAAGCGGAGAGTCCAACGTTCATTAGTTTTGTTGATGACGCATTGTCGGGAAGAGCAAGACATCACGAATTGAAGGCGCATTTGTCAATAACATGACAAGGCGATCAATCCCGATACCGAGTCCTCCTGTTGGTGGCATACCGTATTCAAGGGCTTCGATGAAGTCATTATCCATTTCATGCGCTTCATCGTTCCCGGCTTCTTTTTCAACAAGCTGTGCTTCAAAACGTTCACGTTGATCGATTGGATCATTCAATTCCGTAAAGGCATTGGCGTGTTCCCGACGAACGATGAACAATTCGAATCGATCCGTAAAACGAGGATCTTCCGGATTTTTCTTCGCGAGCGGTGAAATTTCAACCGGATGGCCATAGACGAATGTCGGCTGAACCAATGACTCTTCAATTTTCTGTTCGAAGAATTCATTGAGGATATGACCTGTCGTCATATGCGCTTGGACTTCGACACCGTGTTCATGCGCCAGTTCATGTGCACGCTCTTTCGAAATCTCTTCAAAGAAATCAACACCTGTTGCTTCTTTGACAAGATCCGCCATGTGCGCACGTTTCCAACCGACAGACAAGTCGATTACATCTTCACCGTAGGTCACTTGTGTTGTACCAAGTACTTCTTGTGCGACGTGGGCAATCAAGTTTTCCGTCAGATTCATGATATCGTTGTAATCCGCGTAAGCTTCATATAGTTCAATCATCGTAAATTCAGGGTTATGGCGTGTCGAGATTCCTTCATTCCGGAAGACGCGACCGATTTCGTAGACTTTTTCGAGTCCGCCGACAATCAAACGCTTAAGATGCAACTCAATTGCAATCCGCATGTATAGTGTCATATCAAGCGCATTGTGATGCGTAATGAACGGACGGGCTGATGCACCACCTGCAATCGTATGCAACATTGGTGTTTCGACTTCCAAGTATCCGAGGCTGTCGAGATACTGACGAATCCCACGAATGACTTTACTGCGTGCGATGAATGTCTCACGCGATTCCGTATTCGTAATCAAATCGAGGTAACGCTGACGGTACCGTTGTTCGACGTCTTTGAGTCCGTGATATTTATCCGGAAGCGGACGTAATGCTTTTGTCAGTAACGTAAACGATGTGACGTGAACAGATAGTTCACCGACATTCGTTTTGAACACGTAACCGCTGATTCCAACGATGTCACCTAAGTCACACGTTTTGTAGATTTCATACGCTTCTTCGCCAACATCGTCCTTACGTACATACAATTGAATTTGGCCATTCACGTCTTGTACGTTTGTAAAACCGACTTTCCCTTTACGGCGTGTCGTCATAACGCGACCCGCGATCGAGACGTCCGGCTTCAGTTCTGCCAATTCTTCTTTTTCATGTTCGCCGTAAGCGGCACGAATACTCGTCGTATCTGTCGTGCGTTCGAAACGGGCACCGAACGGATCGAGTCCTTGTTCACGCATTGCGTTCATCTTACCGAGGCGCACCTGCATTTGATCGTTCATTTCCATGTCCTGACTCACTGTCTTCACTCCTTTTATAATGGTTCACGACGGTTTTTACTTCTTCGATGAAAAAGCTGCCGGTATGACCGACAGCTCTTAGCAAAACCGATTCGCTCATCTTCAATGGCATTAGCGTACCATAAAACGGGTAATCCCGACTATACTTTACCTGTCACACATGTACTGCATTCATTTCCAATGTTTCGACATACTCATGCAACAACTTTTGCAGTCCGACATGAGTATCCGTATCAAATAATGCTTTTCGAACATGCCCGTTCCCACTTAATCCTTTTAAGTACCACGCGACATGGGTTCTCATTTCCCGCACCGCAAGTGCCTCTCCTTTAAGTGCGACAAGACGTTCGGCATGCAGCAGACAAATATCAATTTTCTCGCGTGGCGTCGGCTCGGTCGACAATGTGCCCGACTCCAGATATTGAATCGTCTGATACAACATCCACGGATTGCCAAGCGCCGCCCGCCCGATCATGACACCGTCCACCCCGATTTCGTCAATCATCCGTTTCGCATCTTGCGGGGTTTGAACATCACCATTTCCGATGATTGGGATATTAACGGCCCGTTTCGCTTCACCGATGATCTTCCAATCCGCGACACCTTCATACTTCTGCGAACGGGTCCGACCATGGATGGCGACAGCTTTCGCTCCTCCGGCTTCCGCAGCCCGGACGTTGTCGACACAATAAATATGATGGCTGTCCCATCCCGTCCGCATCTTGACCGTGACAGGTTTATCAACCGCTTGCGATACGGCATGAACCATCTCGTAGACTTTATCCGGATCAAGCAACCATTTGGCACCAGCGTCACACTTCGTCACTTTTGGTACAGGACATCCCATATTGATATCAATGATGTCCGCATTTGTATTGGCATCGACATATTGAGCCGCTTTGACTAACGTTTCCTTCGATCCTCCGTAAATCTGCAAACTGAGCGGCTTTTCCCGATCATCCACATATAACATCTGCATCGTTCGTTCATTTTCATAAAGAATTCCTTTATCACTGACCATTTCTGCACAAACTAGACCTGCCCCGAATTCTTTTGCGATCAAACGAAACGCAGGATTACAGACACCCGCCATCGGTGCTAAAATGACACGGTTATTCAATTCGACTTCTCCAATTTTAAATCCTGTCATTCTTTTTTTCCCTTCTTCCTTCAATCGATCCCGACTCAATCCGTCTGACATCTGTTCGTTCTGTTTCCGGTAAATCCTGATAGAGTTCAGCAACCGTCCGATTTAAACCGGGAACAATATAAGAGGATACGAGTTCGTCAAGCGGAGCCAATACGAATGCCCGATCCTGCATACGTGGATGCGGTACTGTCAGTCCATCCATATGAATCATCTCACTGTTATATAAAAGGATATCGAGATCTAGTGTCCGCGGCCCATTTTTAAACAGACGTTTTCTTCCTTCCTGCTGTTCAATCTGTTGGAGAACGTCCAACAGTTGTTCCGCCGGTAAATCTGTCTCCAGTTCAATCACCATATTATAAAACAGATCTTGATCAGTATAGCCGACAGGAGCCGTCTCATAAACGGATGAAGGACGGATTGCCTGTGTCGTCGGAAGATGACGCAGAGCGTCAATCGCAGCTGCCAAATGTCCCGCTTTATCACCGATATTCGATCCCAGTGCGACGTAGGCACGATTCATGCATAATCGCCCCGCTTCCGGTGGATTTCAACGGCAACATGTTCATAATGTCCCGCAATCGGCGGATCCGGTTTAATGACCTTGATCGTCGTCTCAAGAATTCGGGAATCGAGTAACAGCACCTGCTCTGCAATCCGGTCTGCGAGCGCTTCGACGAGTTGCAACGGCTTCCCCTCAACGACCTGCTTCGTGACTTCGTACAACTCCGCATAATTGACACTTTCGCGTAAATCATCCGTCTTACCGGCACTCGATAAATCAAGACCAATCGTCAGATCAACGTTAAAGCGTTGACCCAACTTCGTTTCTTCTGCAAACACACCATGGTATCCGTAAAAACGCATACCGGTCACCTGTATCCGATCCATTTTCATTCTCCTCCCGGTAATTCCGCAGCCAACATCGTATCCATCATGACGGCTGCCCGTTTAACTGCCTGCACATCATGCACCCGCATCCATTCACACCCTTGTTGAATACCGTAGCAGACTGTCGCAATCGTCCCTTCGACACGCTGATCCGCTGGCAAGCCAAGCGTCAGACCAATCATTGACTTCCGGGATGTCCCAAGCAGGACCGGATAACCAAAGTCCGTCGTAATCGACAGATGACGCATTAAAAATAGGTTTTCTTGATGCGTCTTCATGAAGCCGATCCCGGGATCCAACCAGATGTGGTTTTCTGACACTCCGGCTTGTTTCGCCAATCGAATCGAATCTTCCAAATCGGCCCGTACTTCAGCCAGCATATCTAGTCCATGAGGTTCTGAGCGGTTGTGCATTAAAATGATCGGGACGTCATGCCGGGCTGCCACCTCGACCATCGATCCATCCCCCCATTTCGATCCCCAGACGTCGTTGATGATATCTGCCCCGGCACGAACAGCGGCTTCGGCGACTTCCGGTTTATACGTATCAATCGACACCAATATATCCAGTTCACGTTTCAAGCGCCGAATGACCGGGACAACACGGTCGATTTCGTCTTCAGCCGAGACAAATGAAGCGCCCGGTCTAGTCGATTCACCGCCGACATCAATCGCGTCCGCTCCATCCGCGACGAGTTGTTTCGCATGCCGGACTGCTTGTTCGATATCCACATAGTTTCCACCATCAGAAAAGGAATCCGGTGTCACGTTGAGAATCCCCATGATTTTCGTCATCCTTTTTCCCTCCTTGACCACTTCGACTGGACGGCATCATCAAACAATCTCCGGACTGCTTGATATCCGTGTCCTTCGAGACCCGGGAATGTTCGACCATCCAAGGAAGAGACCGCGACCGCTTCTTGAACCGAGTTCGTATAAAGGATTTCATCCGCTTCCGTCAATTGCGGCAACAACGCCAGTCGTTCCTCGACAGGCAACTCTTCCATCAGGAATTGACGGGTGATACCATTGAGGGCACCTGTCTCAAGTGGTGGCGTATACCATCTTTCTCCGTAACGCCAAAAGATATTGGACGTGATGCCTTCACAGATGAAACCGTCTTTTGTCAAAAAGAGACCTTCTGCCTCTTGATTAAACAACTGACGTTTGGCGACCAAATTGTTCATATAGTGATGTGATTTCAACCGA
Protein-coding regions in this window:
- the folP gene encoding dihydropteroate synthase, translating into MTKIMGILNVTPDSFSDGGNYVDIEQAVRHAKQLVADGADAIDVGGESTRPGASFVSAEDEIDRVVPVIRRLKRELDILVSIDTYKPEVAEAAVRAGADIINDVWGSKWGDGSMVEVAARHDVPIILMHNRSEPHGLDMLAEVRADLEDSIRLAKQAGVSENHIWLDPGIGFMKTHQENLFLMRHLSITTDFGYPVLLGTSRKSMIGLTLGLPADQRVEGTIATVCYGIQQGCEWMRVHDVQAVKRAAVMMDTMLAAELPGGE
- the dusB gene encoding tRNA dihydrouridine synthase DusB, yielding MTGFKIGEVELNNRVILAPMAGVCNPAFRLIAKEFGAGLVCAEMVSDKGILYENERTMQMLYVDDREKPLSLQIYGGSKETLVKAAQYVDANTNADIIDINMGCPVPKVTKCDAGAKWLLDPDKVYEMVHAVSQAVDKPVTVKMRTGWDSHHIYCVDNVRAAEAGGAKAVAIHGRTRSQKYEGVADWKIIGEAKRAVNIPIIGNGDVQTPQDAKRMIDEIGVDGVMIGRAALGNPWMLYQTIQYLESGTLSTEPTPREKIDICLLHAERLVALKGEALAVREMRTHVAWYLKGLSGNGHVRKALFDTDTHVGLQKLLHEYVETLEMNAVHV
- the folK gene encoding 2-amino-4-hydroxy-6-hydroxymethyldihydropteridine diphosphokinase gives rise to the protein MNRAYVALGSNIGDKAGHLAAAIDALRHLPTTQAIRPSSVYETAPVGYTDQDLFYNMVIELETDLPAEQLLDVLQQIEQQEGRKRLFKNGPRTLDLDILLYNSEMIHMDGLTVPHPRMQDRAFVLAPLDELVSSYIVPGLNRTVAELYQDLPETERTDVRRIESGSIEGRREKKNDRI
- the lysS gene encoding lysine--tRNA ligase, which produces MEMNDQMQVRLGKMNAMREQGLDPFGARFERTTDTTSIRAAYGEHEKEELAELKPDVSIAGRVMTTRRKGKVGFTNVQDVNGQIQLYVRKDDVGEEAYEIYKTCDLGDIVGISGYVFKTNVGELSVHVTSFTLLTKALRPLPDKYHGLKDVEQRYRQRYLDLITNTESRETFIARSKVIRGIRQYLDSLGYLEVETPMLHTIAGGASARPFITHHNALDMTLYMRIAIELHLKRLIVGGLEKVYEIGRVFRNEGISTRHNPEFTMIELYEAYADYNDIMNLTENLIAHVAQEVLGTTQVTYGEDVIDLSVGWKRAHMADLVKEATGVDFFEEISKERAHELAHEHGVEVQAHMTTGHILNEFFEQKIEESLVQPTFVYGHPVEISPLAKKNPEDPRFTDRFELFIVRREHANAFTELNDPIDQRERFEAQLVEKEAGNDEAHEMDNDFIEALEYGMPPTGGLGIGIDRLVMLLTNAPSIRDVLLFPTMRHQQN
- the folB gene encoding dihydroneopterin aldolase — translated: MDRIQVTGMRFYGYHGVFAEETKLGQRFNVDLTIGLDLSSAGKTDDLRESVNYAELYEVTKQVVEGKPLQLVEALADRIAEQVLLLDSRILETTIKVIKPDPPIAGHYEHVAVEIHRKRGDYA